The DNA region CCTGAACCAttaatttaagcttttggttgagtttcgGAAAATATTATTTACCAGCTTACCAGCTAGTATTCAGTCATTTTATTGACTATGCAGGGGAAAAATTAGGTGTATGGCTTGCACTCTTTCCAACAGTATATTTGTCTGCTGGAACTGCAACGGCTATAATACTTGTCGGAGGAGAGACTATGAAACTGTTTTTTCATATTGTCTGTGGTCCGCTTTGCTCATCTAACCCTCTAACAACTGTTGAGTGGTACCTTGTTTTCACTTCATTGTGCATCGTTCTATCACAACTTCCGAATCTTAATTCAATAGCAGGACTCTCACTCGTTGGGGCTATAACCGCCATCATCTACTCTACGATGATTTGGGTGCTTTCGGTGAGTCAGCCTAGGCCACCACAAATCTCTTATGAGCCGATGTCACTTCCTTCTGCATCGGCTTCTTTGTTTTCGGTTCTGAATGCTCTTGGAATAATAGCCTTTGCATTCCGAGGCCACAATTTGGCCTTGGAGATACAGGTATGGAATTTTCACATTGTTAAGTTTCGGCTAAATTGGTTCTATTAAGCGAATTACTAGTGAAATCATAATGAAAAAAACCATAAACCGATGATACGTTGGATTACTAAAAGTCTAAACGTGTGAAATATGCGTAATTACGAAATTTTATTGCACagtgaaaataaataattaccTTAAAAATTGTAATGTTGATTATGTGACATTATGACATACGATGATTTAGTGCGGGTTAACCCTCTCTTGCATAAAGGAGGGCTTATCTGTGCTGATGTCAAATGAAAAGTAGGGACTCTAATCTTTTGGGGTTAAGGTTCAGGCATTGTTGTATGACCTTCTTATAAGGTTTGCAAATAATCTTATCGTTTAAATCGGGTTGTTCTTTATATGTTTGAACTCATTGAACTTTGTTGTTCCAGGCTACCATGCCATCAACTTTTAAGCATCCAGCTCATGTGCCGATGTGGAAGGGAGCTAAAGTTGCATATTTTTTCATCGCGATGTGCCTATTTCCTATGGCAATCGGAGGGTATTGGGCTTACGGGAACCTAGTAAGTCCTTGTCGTTTACATATCTAATAATTTCACCTCAATGAATGCACATGTGCATATCATACATTATACTCCATATTATAcaaaaaagtttgaaaaattttaaatgtcatCTGTTAAAGAGGGTTTgccaaataaaacttatttattAGCTAAAAAACATGACAAGACATTTAATTTTGACCAATATCtctattattaaaatatctttGTCTTGCATTTGTTTATAGCgaaattgagtaaattagagaatataaaaatactacatAATATATTGTGGACAATTTCTAAAGTTACtgagttaatttatacatataactaTAAAATTGAATGTTTCCACTACATAATATCGTTGgctttattttttgtaaatattatgaTATGAAGTACGTTTATAAATGTCGATGCTAATAAATCGTGCATAGCACGGGTTTCTACACTAGTAACTTATAATGTTAATGTTTATGATAATTTTTCTTACGAGTAGATGGGCATGGGTTTTGGATCCTAAAGGTCTAAACCCGATCCAACCCTAGTTTCTAAACTATAAAGTAAACTGAACGCAATTCCAGCTACACATGCCTTCAGGTGGGTCTTGTTGGACCCGACCCATACCCATCCCTACCTAAAGCGTGAGCATGTCGACCTCCACTTAACCAATTTTATACACAACATTTATGAAACTATGATGCCATAAACTGAACGCGATTCCTGCCACAGATGCCTTCAGGTGGGATGCTGACCGCTATATACGCATTCCATAGTCACGACATTGCAAGAGGTCTACTAGCAGTCGCATTCCTTTTGGTTGTATTCAACTGTTTGAGCAGCTTCCAAATATACTCGATGCCTGTATTTGATAGCTTTGAAGCCAGTTACACGAGCCATACTAATCGTCCGTGCTCAATATGGGTTAGGTCGGGATTTAGAGTATTCTACGGATTTGTGTCGCTCCTCATTGGTGTGGCTTTCCCGTTCCTGTCGAGCCTTGCGGGTCTGTTGGGAGGACTTACTCTCCCGGTGACATTTGCTTACCCTTGCTTCATGTGGGTGCTTCTAAAGCAACCCCCAAAACATAGTGCTAGTTGGTATTTCAACTGGATTTTAGGATGGTTGGGAATTGCTTTTAGCCTTGCATTTTCTATTGGAGGAATTTGGAGTATCATAACTAATGGGCTTAAGTTAAAGTTCTTCAAGCCAAGTTAAAAGAAGGCAAGGTTTATGATGTAATCTTATGTTTGAATGTGAACTGTGAGGACACAAACaatgtgcttttttttttttttttttttttttttttttttttttgtgtgatgTAAATTTTGAGATTAGTTTTGGTTCAATGAAAGGAAAAAATATGTGAGTTTTCTTATGTGTTGTTTTTGTTATCATGGTTTTGGttgtataatactccctctgaatcaatttagttgtctcattttcttatttggcaaagtctttttagttgtctcatttctatttttgttaatctttttttacctaaatatccttaattcacacaagtaattactaATATatccccatataccttacttacccaactacccttcactacttacgctttactacttaccctttttaatggaccccacactatccttaataaccgtgctcaagcaaatgggacatctaaattggttcggagggagtatcttGTAAACATATGCTGGTTATCTAGCCTTTCTAATAGGGTGGTAGTGGGCTGGGTTAGGTGAAGGACAGTGTATACACGGcacatatttattaatttttaattcgaTTTGAAATTTAGcatgattttatttaaaattagtgGGTGAATAGGTTTAAGATTTtcatttttccaaaattattacAGTAAATGTGAAGTATTTTTTGGCTTTCTTGATAAATAACAAACCATTTAGATCATTAGATGTTTAAAAGTTATTGTAAGGGGGTGTTTATAGTTTATTAAGTAATTTTTGCTTGCTTTGGCATAAATAAATAGTTGAATGGTTGATCCATTTAACACTAGTGTTTAGTAAACTAGCTTAAAAAATTTGTTATGATCAATTAACAAGCTACCTCTAGTTGCATATTGAAATCAGCTAgtcaaatcaattaataaaattaaattgtcaAATTAGCTATTAGTTATTTGCTAATCActctcaaatattttttaatcagACCAATAAATAATAGAATTTTCAAAATCgatttgtgtttttgttttagAAAGAAAAATGGTTAGTTCTTGTAATTAGATTGATCTCATGATTTGCATTGTATAACTACACTACGACTATTAAATTTAAATCCGACCTAATCCAAAACTCGACTGACAATTAGTAGGTCAGAGCTTGGAAAGTTTGATTCAATTGATTGGTAATTCcaaaaatatcataataaattgaGTCACTCGTTCATAACTTAAATTTGATGGTTCTCGgatgttttcttaattttgtcAACTTTTTCAATTTCATATAGTTATTTTTAGTCcaaatacttttaatttttatgttttgaatcaacatttatttgttgtaaatttaaaattaatagagTTTTTTTATCATGGGGTGTTTGATAAATGCCTTTATGTTggttttttgacttttatattttttgtctgtcaaaaacaaaaaacatttttGATAAATGATTCTAcaacttttaagccaaaataaaaaggtaaattattgtcttttttcttttgcttttgaCCTGTTGACTcactttttaattaataaatagatAACTAATAATACctaattttatcaaatatttccTTAAACAAATGACAGCATACCCCATTTGtacctattattagtattttgatATGTTGTAGGCAAATATTTGataaaggttagattattagaaCATAATccaaaaattggattattcacatTGAATTAGggaaagattggattattaatgttaattttttcctaaaaaaaccAACAGTCAACGATCAACGGTCATTTGTAAACATCctatatttatatgtatctatttttttggaaaaaacaattaaatatctttttagAAAGTTTGACCTATTGGATCGATTTATATTCAACACACCTAACTCCAAACCAACTCTATGACCTGGCTTGAAATTGACTCAAAAATTCATCCCGACGACTTTGATGGTTCTAAGAACAACCCAGCCAATAAATACCGGTGGTGGTTGGGTTCTTTATATGAAACCCAGTTTCAGTGACGCGAGTAGCAATGCTCTGTATGGACTATGAATCGAGCGGATCCAATTTATTATGTTTAAACCCGGCAGATCCAATTGGTACTGGGTTGGGGATCCATTATCGGCGAACAACATAGGCCCTAGAGTAGAGGTGAATTTTTTGTACCGTTGGCAAGTGTTTTGTCCCATCTTTTTAACAGTTTTTCCTTGcacaaatttgaaaataaaaaatagttattCTTGGGAAAGACCATCTCTAAGAGAGACGACCTTAAAACAAGAAGCCTATATATATTCAACGTCTCTCATTAAAATcgtctctcacaataatttgtaaataaaaaataagcaaTTTAAAATTTGTGTCAAATTTCaataaatcataaaatataGTCCACCTTGATGAggaacattattattattattattattattattattattattattattattattattattattattattattattattaccatattaaaatttcaattctaatttaTGATATTACGTTTTTACCATTTATAAAAACATATGACCGattcaaattaaaatggaaGAATACGATTTTTATTGGGATACATTTTTAATGATAAGATCAGATGGCGATTCCACAATTCATTCACaatttttcactaatttatGTCACATCTAGACAACGATGTCCCTCTATGTTCACCCCCATTGCCTTGATCTCATATTTCCTTTCACGTTAGTCCCTTCCTGTCCATCCTCAATTTTTATATAAAGcatataaaattattactttCTAATCTATTTCTTCAAATTTGCATTATAAATcactaaaatttaaatatgtgagaATTTTCTAAGTCTTATAATACAAATctaaagaaacaaaaaatataaatttacaataaattatgGCTTGTAGACATCCTTATATTTCAGGAGTCAATCTTATTCTCAATCTTAATCTGTTCTCTAAGATGAAGCTCAAAGTTTGGTTGTAGACATCCATAGTTGGTTTGGGGCTATCATCGACCTTTTGGTTGATCGTAAGCCTTTAAATTTGTTCGTTTTAAactttttgaatatgattagaataaatatttgttATCTCCTTACAGGAGAGTTGTCCTACCCATTTATTGGGTTAATTCTACTCATATATTGAGTTTCGATCTCTCTCTCTTCGTGAGACCTTGGAGttatgaagtttggtttgtagtTGATTTTTTGGTAGAGATTAATGGAATAATGAAGTAGACACCAAAATTGCAATTATCATCAgctacatcaaattcaattctatctcaagaCTACAACAGATCGAAGACTCCCTCGTAGAAGGCTATGTCAAACAGCGATGTGAAAGAGGATATTTAGAATTATCAGATCTCATATACAACAatcgtagttttgttaattttgaattaactttggttaaagttgttatgtacttgctaattttttttctgatGTATATGTCGTATGACTCTTTATTAATGAATCagatattattcaaaaaagacaCTAGTAATTGGCGTTGTTCTATTTCTGTGTTACATGTATGAAATGAAGTAAAAACCATTTCTCAAAAAGACCAAGAAGAACAAAGTTGATTAAACGAGATTttttttgattcgtttcaatgtaaagattattgatattaaatttatatattttttatatatatttagagatattaaaaattgaattaatgtGATAAACTTCgtaaaaaattaaacattacAAGTATTTTGAAACGGAAAAAATATGATTCAAAATATCAGATAATGGCATGaagcaataattaaaaaataaaaaaatacccaATAAATGGACTAGGGATACAGTATCCGACTGTTATTTCTCACCTATACGAAGTACTTCTTTTAATGCTTGCGTACCACTCTAGACCAATAATTCAATTCAGTAGTAGACAAGGCTTTAGATGTATACTAATTCTTCATGGTACAACTTCAATTAAATCAGCTCAAACTATTAAAAAACCGCTATttatataattgattattttgttttcattgtttCTTAATGTGTTTTTACTCATAAGCTTTTTGTATGAACTTAATTttacggtgagacggtctcatacaaaataaactattaaaagtaaatttcatatcacaaatttttgtataagaTTTTATTGAAAGACAAATACTTGTTAATATTTTCTCCGTTTCATTAGGAGTATTTAATATACTTTTCTTATGTaactactattttaaattacttgCCATAGTACAACTTTAGCAAAATAACTAATTTGTCTGTTAGGAAGTtttttagtaaataacggtgatttgttattttaatttaccttttataattttgtttattttattattataacttttgtCATTTTgtagtgatttacaaatcacggttaTTGATTAGGAATTATATTTTGTCTACTCCCACTATTGCTTAATGGTATTTTCACAAGGAATGaccacaaaaattttaaaaaataaaatctttttagaTAGTagatttgaaatatattattttattgaataataaatttaatgggagAAAAATGAGGATgataatcattaaaaaaatacaaaaattatgtTAGCGGAAAAAACTTAGAGACATATAGTTAGTGGGAAACATATGGGTGGGGACCATAAAAATATATCATACTAAATTACTAATTAAAGCATGCCAAGCTCTCTATCACTATTCCTAACTGTTTCTAAGGTGAAATTGTACATTTTTAAACAACGTTGTACAGTACAACatgaaatgttaaaataaaattagtgaaagatATATGAAAATCATAcacattattaaaaatattaaaatgaggatgaacaaTGTTATTTTAGTCCTAAATCTATGATTTAAATATAACGATTCTTTAcgaaaacaacaaatgaaacaatCCAAAATGGCAAATGGGAATTCTTTAAGTAACATAGAGggtatttttctattttgttcttattcatatttcattatCTTTTACACTATCTCTTTAGAGATTATAACGATCCTTTTAGCATAAAAATACTGATTTTTTTATGCATGTGCAAAAGCCTTATATAATAGTAAATAACACAAAGAAAGTAGATATGAAGTACTTCTTCTGTTAGTACTCATTCCATTCCTCAAACATGTTTCCATTTGTCATTTGTGGCATTCGTTGTTGTCATaagaaatctttttatttatgtcataaattttgaacaaaattattattgttcatcctcatttttaatattttaataaactttattGTCCTCACATATCTTCcgctaacttcattttaacatttttatatttattatctttattgaaatattttttattagttgtaattCTCATAATCTTTTCACTAACTTTTgtctaatattttttatatttatactctctattttttctttattaaattattaataaaataatatattcaccgtctaaaaatttatatatacttcttaatttcaatgaatataaaattatttcatcAATATATCGTTTATTTACCTTGTGATACCGTTGGGCGTTGGCATTTGTTTTGTCTCTACTCGgcattattttcctaattaccCTTCAAACACCTTTCTCCCGATTCTGTCCCACTCCCACTCCTACTCCCACCACTAGGCTTCCCTTCCCTCCATTAATGGCGATTAGCAAACCTCCCCACTTCCATTTTCACTTCTCCCTCCTTCTTCTCTATACTCTTTTTCACTTCTCTACCTCTCTTACCTCCAATCCCGACACTCAACCCTTACTCTCCTTCAAACGCTCAGCCGATTCGACCAATTCTCTTTCCTCATGGAACCAATCAACTCATTTTTGTTCATGGTACGGCGTTTCTTGCCTTCAAAATCGCGTTTCGAAACTCGTCCTTGAAGACCTTAGCCTCCATGGAAATTTACCCACTTCCTTACTATCTCTTTCCCACCTCCGTGTTCTCTCTCTGAAGCATAACCAGTTTTCTGGTCCTCTTCCTGACCTTTCTTCTCTTTCATCCCTCAAACTTCTCTTCCTCTCTTATAACAATTTTTCTGGTTCTTTCCCACTTTCTGTTACCTCCATTTACCGCCTTTATCGCCTTGATCTCTCTCATAACAGTTTCTCTGGTGTAATTACTCAAAATGTTAACCGTTTGACCCATCTTTTGACTCTTCGTTTAGAGGAAAATGCGTTTTCTGGACAAATTTTTGGATTGGATCTTCCTAACATTCAGGATTTTAACGTTTCCGGGAACAAATTATCTGGTGAAATTCCTAAGTTTCTCGCATCTTTTCCTGAATCTGTGTTTTCAGACAACCTAGGTCTTTGCGGTCCGCCATTATTAAACTGCAAAGAAGTTTCAAACGATCCAACAAAACCCGGAAACGACGCCGTTGCACCACCTGTAGGACCCACCACAGCAGTAATATCATCTTCCCCAGTTCCCACAATGCCGTCAAAAATATACCCAACCGTAAAAAAATCGGGAAGTAATCGGGGAAGAATGAGCATGTGGGCAATAATCGCCATTATTGTTGGCGATGTTTTAGTTTTAGCTTCGATCAGTTTACTACTATACTGCTACTTCTGGAGAACCCATAAAAGCAAAAGGTCAGGGACAATTTCGGGCGGAGAAAAGATAGTGTACTCAGCAAGTCCATACCCGAATGGAGTAAATGGGTTGGAGAAACCGGGTCAAATGGTGTTCTTCGAAGGAGGAAAGAAATTTGAGTTGGAAGATTTATTGAGGGCGTCGGCGGAGATGTTGGGTAAAGGGGTGTTTGGTACGGCGTATAAGGCGGTGTTAGATGACGGAAATGTTGTTGCCGTTAAAAGATTGAAGGAGGCGCAAGTTAGTGGGAAGAAGGATTTTGAGCAACAAATGGAGGTTTTAGGGAGGTTAAGACATCCTAATTTGGTGAGTTTGAAGGCATATTATTTTGCTAGGGATGAGAAGTTGTTGGTGTTTGATTACTTACCTAATGCTAGCTTGTTTTGGCTTCTTCATGGTAAGCATGCTAAtcttttcttgttattattgtttcaTTCTATTGATTTGGTCGATTATGTGTTGAGTTTGTTTGATGTAATCTCATGCTTGGAATGCTTGATTTTGTACAATCATCTTGTAGTAATTCTCTAATAATGAAAAATGTATTCAATGCATAGCATTTGGGTTATCGGTTGGGTGTCGAGTCAGATGTTTTGAGTAGGTTGTTTGACAAATAATTGTTAGTTGAAATTGGCCGAAATTGTTGGCTAATTTGTCTTCTAATAAGTCGTCTGTTTAAGCTAGCCGTTGAGTAAATATTTGTTAAACAGTAGTAATGGCACGTTGATGTTGCGACAACGTGAGTGATACAATATTGTAATGTTAAATAGGGCTGAAAGCATAAGTTATCCCTTGAAATTATTCACAGTGCGATCTTTTACACCGATGAAAAATATGGGTTTGTATTGTTGAAAGCGTTCACAATGTGGCCAATGTGATACGACTATATTTCAAATTGTCTTTTggtttttattagttgttaaaGATAGTGACATTTCTCCTTATAACATATTACTGTCTgcaacaactaataaaaatcagAGGGAGTATCAAGCAAGATTAGGGAATGATAAGAAAAGAATTACTATTAAAAAAACTTGGTGATCTAATGTAGAAATAGAGTGTAATAGTGAAGGATGAGAATTGGAGCAATAAAAATGGAGCCTTTTTAGGAAGCAAGTAGGAGGTGAGTAGGGGTAAGTTGGGACTTGGGAGTATTATAAAATGGGATACTCCTTCCTACATGGTGAGGTGACTGGTGTGGTGTGGGTCCATTTATTGGCCTGTCTGCTTACTGCCTCAATCTTAATAATGCTTAGGTAGTAGCGTCTTGCCAGGATTTGCATGTGATGTGTGTTAATGTTTAACTTATTCTAAAATTCTATAGGGACCTTTATTCATTAgtaccttttatttttttaattattaacagataatttttatatttaatttttaatttgtaagttaaaatataattaaataaaattttatttaatttgttttaatataaatttattttaattatttataatttttaactaattataattagagatatttaaaactgaaaagtgcatataaaatattaattatttataatttttaattaattatgattagagatatttaaaacTGAAAAAGTGCatgtaaaattaaatgatactccctcctatccaccttaagagtctcatttaacttttcacggattttaaggagagtcaagtGACACTTTAAGGGTaagaaagagagtggtattatgggtttttaatgtaagggaagaaaattagtatgggtaatggagggtataattgaaaataggataaaactactaagggcataaaagtcaaaaatccatatcaaaaatagaaatggaacaATTAAGGTGATttaaccataaaagaaaatgggatatataagctgaataggagggagtacatctatacatttttttttaatttagctACTGTACTAGTCAATCAATTAGGTCAAGTATATTGCAAGAGAAAACAATAGGAGGGTCTGGTTATTGGTGTATTCCAAATTCTATTGGATTCCTAGACGCACCAAAAAGTCCAAAATTGACACATGTTGACAttctatcttttaattttattttatttttccttgtGAATGGTCACATTTTCATATTCTCCAAGGCTATTTTTACGTTGCATGTCTACAGAGTTGGCAGATGAACAAAACAATAGAAAACAAACTCAAGAGAAGGGAATTTGAGatatttgttaatattattatgcctgtttcaatttacttataatatttgtCTTTTCAGGCAGTtgaatgcactaatttaatatttaatatctctaattatgtattataaaaaattataaaaatttgatattaataatcactgcaatgaaacgaatcaaacaagatttcacttaacTACGTTTTAACcaatagattaaaaactaatcacaaatcaagagtgatgaataaatagtgtaaTTTTTCTAATATTGCAACTAATTTGAAACGGAGAAAATATAGCATACTAAGTAAAGTTTTTGATTACACATTAGTCAGATTAATGTGagattgaatattaaaaaaagggGGTGAAAATATTTTGGTATAAGAAAATGTTGCCAAGTAAAAGTCACCGACAAAAAAAATGCCTCAATTTCTTGAATTTGAGGGAGTAGTTATCTACTTTCATTTGTTTAAATAAGTTCTATATAATAAATTTcgctatttttagataaattTAGGAtcctatataaatatatttaaatttataaatattaatgacAAATtatgtataagtttatttttcgTTTAAAAGAATATATCTAATGAGAACATGAATTGAAAAAGAAGAGAGTAaccattttaaattttgatgtcATTATGGAAGTGAAATTAAGCAATGTAATATCCACTATCCAGTCatcttgtaaaaaaaaaatgtagatTCAACACAAGGTTAATTAAGTCATATAATTAGGAGCATAATTGCACGTGCGACGAAGATACGCTTTAGCATAGGAAGTGAAGATACTTCCTCTATCCCAtaaaatgagaataatttaatttttagggtGTCTTTGGATtggatgtaaatatttaagggggaaATAAGGTgaaagtaataaaataaaagtaaataaaaatatatttgaagtaGTTGAGATAGTTGTGAAGACGGTGAAATaagtatgaaataaaaataataaaggaaaacGAAGATGATTTTCTCCCCCACTCTCCCCTAAGATAAATATTTATCCCACAAAATTAAaagtttctttcatttttcatcacttTGCAACCATTCTTCTACCTCTACAACAAtaaaatttcactaatttcttatttatcaacttcattttcttactttaactttttttcaccccttaaatatttacaccgaATCTAAGCATGCCCTAAAGTTGTTATTAAATTTGtcctatttttatttctaactgtatttcactttttttctaatttttatctttttattttattcacatatttttttcataaaatatactcccttcgttttttaatatttttttcagttaGAATATTCCACTCAAGCGAAGCTATACCCCCTTGTTGAAAATGCAATCTTTCATatttttggctttgaccccctgctaatatgatatatagtttaaagagtgtaaaaatataacaaaaattactaaAGCTCAATAGTTAAAATAACACATTTGTAATTTATGgaagtttgaatatttttgagagatatatgaaaaaaataatatattcatttgagattttattagattcattttaatatatattttattatcatataaattttataatattaatcaGAGATATGTAGacataaaaattactttaaacaTGTATGCAAAAAATATACGGGAATAACAAAAAAGTACGGAGTATATTGTTTACTACCGGATAAAGGGACTAGAAGAAGGATGCACGTGAAGTAACACTCCCTAGTCCCTACCAGGAAAGTATTTAGGTGAACAGTTTGTGTAGAATAATTGAGgtgagtttatttatttatttatttattttttgggaaTAATTGAGAGAGTTTGTTGTAGTCTTTATTAGTGAAAAATGAAAACAGCTCCTCACATAAACGTCATTGCCCTATTTTTGGAACTTGAGAAATTTTGTTACACAATTTTCTCAAAAGCTTAGTCTCCAATATCTTTTAAAGATTGAACATTCAGAATTAAGGGAAAGCAACCATTTTCACGGGCTTTATCTTTGCCTTTTTGTTCTTTTCATGCCTTTATTTTCCCATTTTACTCTCCAATCAAAGAAAGCCAACCCCAGAATATCTGCTTATATGTGTGCTCCACTTTCTATTTTACTAACTGTAATGGGAAAATGGTAGAAACTAGCACATAGAAGTATATTATACATTCcatattttaaagaaaatttacattttttggGGGGGTAATATGTGATAATTCATACTTCCTCCTTGTTTCCTAATAGTTTGCTACATTCACTTTTGCAAACACCAATTATGAAACAATATAGTCTTATAATTTATGCTTTATGTATAACAAAAATAGTaatggggtgtttggcaaaataggTTATTTGgataattttagcttatttgtaAGAGGGTTGGAtggtaaaattaattaatctctTATTTGGTAAACTAGCTGGTTGAATCagattattgttatgaataagctaTTTTTGAATAAGTTACTCATAGCAGCGagttcaaaatcagctggtcaaattaattaataaaatcaggTGGTCAAATCAACTATCAGCTACCAACATTCAACCTTTTGCCAAACCTTCTAAGTGGGTTATTATTTCAATCATctcaaatatattttcttattattgcaACAACACAACATTTTATTGCACTAATGTCATCaaatggctcccacctagggtaGGGTTTATGTAACCTTATGTCCTTATCCTTGTTTTACACTTATTTGTGATAATAAAGAGATTATTTGCTATTGACTCTTGGTATTAAATATTTGTAGATTCTCATGAATAAAAAGTGCACTTGATTTAATGTAGTTCAAATAACTAccactttaattttattttctctcttgaTTTGTTGGGCTATCATGA from Amaranthus tricolor cultivar Red isolate AtriRed21 chromosome 3, ASM2621246v1, whole genome shotgun sequence includes:
- the LOC130808806 gene encoding probable leucine-rich repeat receptor-like protein kinase At1g68400; the protein is MAISKPPHFHFHFSLLLLYTLFHFSTSLTSNPDTQPLLSFKRSADSTNSLSSWNQSTHFCSWYGVSCLQNRVSKLVLEDLSLHGNLPTSLLSLSHLRVLSLKHNQFSGPLPDLSSLSSLKLLFLSYNNFSGSFPLSVTSIYRLYRLDLSHNSFSGVITQNVNRLTHLLTLRLEENAFSGQIFGLDLPNIQDFNVSGNKLSGEIPKFLASFPESVFSDNLGLCGPPLLNCKEVSNDPTKPGNDAVAPPVGPTTAVISSSPVPTMPSKIYPTVKKSGSNRGRMSMWAIIAIIVGDVLVLASISLLLYCYFWRTHKSKRSGTISGGEKIVYSASPYPNGVNGLEKPGQMVFFEGGKKFELEDLLRASAEMLGKGVFGTAYKAVLDDGNVVAVKRLKEAQVSGKKDFEQQMEVLGRLRHPNLVSLKAYYFARDEKLLVFDYLPNASLFWLLHGNRGPGRTPLDWTTRLKIAAGAARGVAFIHDSCKALKLIHGNIKSTNILIDKAGNACVSDFGLSSFVPASTINSRSNGYRAPETLDGRRLTQKADVYSFGVLLLELLTGKYPSIVEGSGPYGTVGVGGVVDLPRWVQSVVREEWTAEVFDLELMRYKDIEEEMVGLLQIAMACTSASSDQRPRMSQVLKMIAEIRGVEVSPSHDNFDSESPSVSEDTTGGVSQ
- the LOC130808820 gene encoding lysine histidine transporter-like 8, translating into MKMEERGETELISIPATPRATSTPEILTPTGQRSPRLQHPATTTTTTLPKDSKSAAWTPSSFISPRFLSPIGTPMKRVFVNMKGYLEEVGHLTKLNPHDAWLPITESRNGNAHYAAFHNLNAGFGFQALFLPVAFSFLGWGWGIFSLTIAFFWQLYTLWVLVQLHEAVPGKRYNRYIELAQAAFGEKLGVWLALFPTVYLSAGTATAIILVGGETMKLFFHIVCGPLCSSNPLTTVEWYLVFTSLCIVLSQLPNLNSIAGLSLVGAITAIIYSTMIWVLSVSQPRPPQISYEPMSLPSASASLFSVLNALGIIAFAFRGHNLALEIQATMPSTFKHPAHVPMWKGAKVAYFFIAMCLFPMAIGGYWAYGNLMPSGGMLTAIYAFHSHDIARGLLAVAFLLVVFNCLSSFQIYSMPVFDSFEASYTSHTNRPCSIWVRSGFRVFYGFVSLLIGVAFPFLSSLAGLLGGLTLPVTFAYPCFMWVLLKQPPKHSASWYFNWILGWLGIAFSLAFSIGGIWSIITNGLKLKFFKPS